One segment of Phycisphaerae bacterium DNA contains the following:
- a CDS encoding dockerin type I repeat-containing protein → MAASNIARWNGTIWQALDTGVNTEVATLAIYNGELIAGGAFTVTVAGGVALNRVARWNGASWQALNVGINNKVNTLGVFSGDMIAGGDFTSIGDELQAHGIARWNGVSWDVFGGGMNHSVNAVTAYGNELIAGGSFTAAGGTSVNRIARWDGDSWNTLGNGVFYAPNPLQTVVYALADYNGELIAGGFFSGAGGDNFANGVAAWNGTSWRRLDSGTGGPVRALAVYNNELIAGGGFESFPGGGSANYIAHWNGSEWQSLGGGVGGFAATVNALCVYNGELIVGGVFQAAGGVTNIGNIARWNGTLWQEMGSGMNNKVRALTVYNGDLFAGGDFTTAGGVAANRIARWDGLSWHPLTTGVSNWIEALGVYNNELIAGGAFNIAGGNISGGWARWGSLGVFFDCNTNGILDACEFDEGNSLDCNSDGIPDDCQQTGPVDSRWIGGTQPLTWSIAANWCQPLVPNNGTPAGNTYSVTIPGTTPVCTLDISPTISDLTIQDGGTLEVNADSGASVRTLVVEPPFETIQNDGTIRAKDAVRLLLDASDINQGATGVIEAVGQTGQASKIQINGRRVTGGTLHTEGDSAVIELLGGAALDGVIVDGNVVTSAATVSVPTGQTGLVTGTITNLGIIDVAQPNSSVATFLAPGDIGAQFTGSGCVMMQSKFARLGEFKGFIMNQSGHCVQGAGRIFGTFTNEFGGAIVASMIPGHPTDALTINAPGSKTNNGEFRANGQGTLVLADVITGTGSYAADGGTIDIPGTTAVTVDGSTATVSNGGTFRVAGQGSLSLASHFEIGGCLGLFRGCTPPVLYVLGTATVSVGGNLTMSGDIADLTVEPATTFELAGNFDNQCTSPMTFHWETGPLTMNGAAPQTFEAAGEDFGPLDSAGFIDNFALGTLRIDPGCTVDVQNTFDNIPPAGCEALYVDALSLGAGATYRLNGCNVYYNTLVKEPGATVILLNGAALMSTEAGDLDGDGEVANDLDDAILLVDLLLGGSCSPPCLALADVNGDGAIDGLDIALITRLLTGW, encoded by the coding sequence GTGGCGGCCAGTAACATTGCCCGCTGGAATGGCACGATTTGGCAGGCGTTGGACACCGGTGTGAACACCGAAGTTGCCACACTTGCTATCTACAACGGCGAATTGATCGCCGGAGGGGCCTTCACCGTCACCGTCGCTGGAGGAGTGGCGCTAAACCGCGTCGCCCGCTGGAACGGCGCGTCCTGGCAAGCATTGAACGTGGGGATAAACAACAAAGTTAACACGTTAGGCGTATTTAGCGGCGACATGATCGCTGGTGGCGATTTCACAAGTATTGGCGATGAGCTTCAGGCCCACGGCATTGCACGGTGGAACGGTGTGTCTTGGGACGTTTTTGGAGGCGGGATGAACCATAGCGTGAATGCTGTAACAGCCTATGGTAACGAGTTGATCGCCGGCGGGAGCTTTACCGCAGCCGGTGGTACGTCTGTCAACCGCATTGCGCGCTGGGACGGCGATTCTTGGAATACGCTTGGCAACGGTGTTTTCTACGCGCCAAACCCCCTCCAAACTGTGGTGTATGCGCTTGCGGATTACAACGGTGAACTGATCGCGGGCGGATTTTTCAGCGGTGCTGGAGGAGATAATTTTGCAAACGGGGTCGCCGCGTGGAACGGAACATCCTGGAGGCGGTTGGATTCGGGGACGGGAGGGCCAGTTCGAGCCCTTGCTGTATACAACAATGAATTGATCGCAGGCGGAGGATTTGAGTCCTTTCCAGGCGGTGGAAGCGCCAACTACATCGCTCACTGGAATGGATCAGAATGGCAGTCACTTGGTGGAGGTGTTGGCGGGTTCGCTGCCACCGTGAACGCACTTTGTGTTTACAACGGCGAGTTGATCGTGGGCGGAGTATTTCAGGCTGCTGGAGGTGTTACGAACATCGGTAATATCGCCCGTTGGAACGGAACGTTGTGGCAGGAGATGGGCAGCGGGATGAACAACAAGGTGAGAGCCCTCACAGTTTATAACGGCGATCTGTTCGCCGGTGGTGATTTTACAACCGCCGGTGGAGTCGCGGCCAACAGGATCGCTCGCTGGGATGGCTTATCTTGGCATCCGCTCACCACCGGTGTGAGCAACTGGATCGAGGCTCTCGGAGTGTACAACAATGAACTCATCGCAGGCGGTGCCTTTAACATCGCCGGTGGGAACATCTCAGGAGGATGGGCTCGATGGGGGTCGCTGGGGGTGTTTTTTGATTGCAACACAAACGGGATACTGGACGCCTGCGAATTTGACGAAGGGAACAGCCTGGACTGCAACAGCGATGGCATCCCGGACGACTGCCAGCAAACGGGTCCGGTCGACAGCCGTTGGATTGGCGGGACGCAGCCACTTACCTGGAGCATCGCCGCCAATTGGTGCCAACCGCTTGTTCCCAATAACGGCACACCCGCCGGTAATACGTACTCCGTCACCATTCCCGGCACTACGCCGGTCTGTACGCTCGATATTTCACCGACGATCAGCGACCTTACTATCCAGGACGGCGGCACTTTGGAAGTAAACGCCGACAGCGGCGCATCGGTGCGCACCCTCGTGGTCGAGCCACCCTTCGAAACGATTCAGAATGACGGCACCATCCGCGCCAAGGACGCCGTGAGACTGCTTCTCGACGCATCCGATATCAATCAGGGGGCAACGGGTGTCATCGAGGCCGTCGGCCAGACGGGTCAGGCCAGCAAGATTCAGATTAACGGCCGGCGCGTCACCGGCGGCACACTTCACACCGAGGGCGATTCGGCGGTCATCGAGTTGCTCGGCGGCGCTGCCCTCGACGGCGTGATCGTCGACGGCAATGTCGTCACCAGCGCGGCCACGGTCAGCGTTCCAACGGGCCAGACCGGCCTGGTCACGGGCACGATTACGAATCTCGGCATCATCGACGTCGCACAGCCCAACTCCAGCGTAGCCACGTTCCTGGCCCCCGGGGATATTGGAGCGCAATTCACGGGATCCGGTTGCGTCATGATGCAAAGCAAGTTCGCTCGGCTCGGCGAGTTCAAGGGCTTTATCATGAACCAATCCGGGCATTGTGTCCAAGGCGCGGGACGAATATTTGGGACCTTCACGAACGAATTCGGAGGCGCGATTGTGGCGTCGATGATTCCCGGTCATCCGACGGATGCGTTGACCATAAACGCGCCGGGTTCCAAGACCAACAACGGCGAGTTTCGCGCCAACGGGCAGGGCACGCTTGTCTTGGCCGACGTCATCACCGGTACCGGCTCTTACGCTGCCGACGGTGGCACCATCGACATCCCCGGCACTACGGCGGTGACCGTGGACGGATCAACGGCGACGGTCTCCAACGGCGGAACATTTCGCGTCGCCGGTCAAGGCAGTCTCAGCCTCGCCAGCCATTTTGAAATCGGAGGCTGCCTAGGCCTCTTCCGGGGTTGCACGCCGCCGGTCTTGTACGTATTGGGAACCGCGACGGTTAGCGTCGGCGGGAATCTCACGATGTCGGGCGACATCGCCGACCTCACCGTCGAGCCCGCGACGACCTTTGAACTTGCCGGGAATTTTGACAACCAGTGTACGAGCCCCATGACCTTTCACTGGGAGACCGGCCCGCTCACGATGAACGGTGCGGCTCCGCAGACCTTTGAGGCCGCCGGGGAAGACTTCGGCCCGCTTGATTCTGCCGGTTTCATCGACAATTTCGCCCTGGGTACGCTGCGAATCGACCCCGGTTGCACCGTCGATGTGCAGAATACCTTTGACAATATCCCCCCGGCCGGTTGCGAGGCTTTGTATGTCGATGCACTCAGCCTCGGCGCGGGCGCGACTTACCGCCTCAACGGCTGCAATGTGTATTACAACACTCTGGTGAAAGAGCCCGGCGCGACCGTCATCCTGCTCAACGGCGCGGCCTTGATGAGCACTGAAGCCGGTGACCTCGACGGTGACGGCGAGGTCGCGAACGATCTCGACGACGCAATCCTGCTCGTCGATCTCCTACTTGGCGGCTCGTGCAGCCCTCCGTGCTTGGCCCTGGCCGACGTAAACGGCGACGGCGCGATCGACGGTCTGGACATCGCCCTGATAACCCGCCTTTTGACCGGCTGGTGA
- a CDS encoding sigma-70 family RNA polymerase sigma factor yields the protein MSDTTHGSLLLRVRDPRDEEGWRTFYDIYAPLITRYAQARGLRPADAEEVLQECMTALARGMRDFDYSPEKGRFKSWLRSMVNHQVINFLRRRRDRQAGEEQLAVLPDTDPSVSAVWDRTWRVQRLTYCLEQVRAEVAPKTYEAFCRYVLDEWPVTRVAEELGVSANDVYLAKSRITKRLKDKMFELLGSDT from the coding sequence GTGTCCGACACGACTCACGGCAGTCTGCTCTTGCGCGTCCGGGACCCTCGGGACGAGGAGGGGTGGCGGACGTTCTACGACATTTACGCGCCATTGATCACGCGATACGCGCAGGCCCGAGGGCTGCGGCCGGCGGATGCGGAGGAGGTCTTGCAGGAGTGCATGACGGCTCTGGCGCGGGGCATGCGCGACTTTGATTATTCGCCGGAAAAGGGGCGGTTCAAGAGCTGGCTTCGCTCGATGGTGAACCATCAGGTGATCAATTTCCTGCGGCGGCGGCGCGACCGGCAGGCGGGCGAGGAGCAGTTGGCGGTCTTGCCGGATACGGACCCGAGCGTGAGCGCGGTGTGGGACCGGACGTGGCGGGTGCAGCGGCTGACGTACTGTCTCGAACAGGTCCGGGCGGAGGTGGCGCCGAAGACGTACGAGGCGTTTTGCCGGTATGTGCTGGACGAGTGGCCGGTGACGCGGGTGGCGGAGGAGCTGGGCGTCAGCGCGAACGATGTCTATCTGGCCAAGAGCCGAATTACGAAGCGGCTCAAGGATAAGATGTTTGAACTTCTGGGCAGTGATACATGA
- a CDS encoding protein kinase has protein sequence MNASAPRACLTEAELEELAGGRLSPGREAELQKHLEGCVSCRGRWEERRGDEEMFRELRAARNEPAVAGGDSPGANLTHTRGPSDGNVPPLMLPPELAVTIEGYSITREIGRGGMGVVFEAIQQRLNRKVALKILPGSSGLRDRDAVNRFRREATAAARLHHTHIVPVYDFGQSGVAHYYAMELVEGRSMTDMIRRLANANAPDASPAELERLLCDATDIEPGEPGSSGTFDRSGSFAAPGSSAGSFSLTRTRVYYRHVARWMADAADALHYAHDQGIIHRDIKPSNLLLARDGRIMILDFGLAKSQGDHSVTMTGAIVGTLRYMSPEQAMAKRMKVDHRTDIYSLGATLYELLAFQPAFAGHDDKETLGLIITRDATAPRKISSTVPRELETICLKTLEKDPGARYQTARELAEDLRRFIDDRPILAKPLGPVGRSVKFMRRRRAATVAIFSIVLLGASIAGTASYKRRAARAEEESRLAEAKAKIEEVEKLVSVGVSHIRNNEPAQATSVLSKALLIDPADYRALMNLAIAKKNLYVVTADSPTSRREHFLDEAIELFTKASDVSPNRWEPLNLKGVVLRLRGRYPDAVDAYEQGLELAERTASELEKDGRHDEAGKLIADSFAMYVNLANVYMLQYEFQKAEECLSRGALITDSKAATLWNNIAAIQLHLRKTEALDSCERARNAEPQSLPVLLLLAKLYLTLPAKEDFDRAHDLANTVDVLAAGGPLAAEIKRIRALAELRVENYAKAIDYAKSAIELNDRSAFPYLIMAIALARTESPDEAQRARDQAIVLLRQVSDGSSAMFPKVMSEYSGAVWIDSIADLDALRAEAEKLLDMKSAASQPTSQAGG, from the coding sequence ATGAACGCGAGTGCGCCGAGAGCTTGCCTGACGGAAGCCGAGTTGGAGGAACTCGCCGGAGGACGATTGTCCCCGGGGCGCGAGGCCGAATTGCAAAAACACCTGGAGGGTTGCGTCTCCTGCCGGGGGCGGTGGGAGGAGCGGCGGGGCGATGAGGAGATGTTCAGGGAACTGCGGGCGGCGCGAAATGAACCCGCTGTAGCTGGCGGTGATTCGCCCGGGGCGAATTTGACGCATACCCGCGGGCCGTCCGATGGAAATGTCCCGCCATTGATGCTGCCGCCCGAACTGGCGGTGACGATTGAGGGCTATTCCATCACGCGCGAAATCGGACGCGGGGGAATGGGCGTCGTCTTTGAGGCCATCCAGCAGCGGCTGAACCGCAAGGTCGCGCTCAAGATCCTGCCTGGTTCGTCGGGCTTGCGGGATCGCGATGCCGTCAATCGGTTCCGCCGCGAGGCCACGGCCGCCGCCAGACTCCACCATACGCACATCGTGCCTGTTTATGACTTCGGCCAGTCCGGCGTCGCGCATTACTACGCGATGGAACTGGTCGAGGGGCGGTCGATGACGGACATGATCCGGCGGCTGGCCAATGCGAACGCGCCCGATGCCTCGCCGGCCGAATTGGAACGCCTGTTGTGCGATGCGACCGACATCGAGCCGGGCGAGCCGGGGTCCAGCGGCACTTTTGACAGGTCGGGATCATTTGCCGCGCCGGGATCAAGTGCCGGGTCGTTTTCGCTCACGCGGACGCGGGTGTATTACCGCCATGTGGCGCGGTGGATGGCGGACGCAGCCGATGCGCTGCACTACGCGCACGATCAGGGGATCATCCATCGCGACATCAAGCCGAGCAATCTTCTGCTGGCCCGCGATGGGCGGATCATGATTTTGGATTTCGGCCTGGCCAAGTCGCAGGGGGATCATTCCGTGACGATGACCGGGGCGATCGTGGGGACGCTGCGCTATATGAGCCCGGAGCAGGCGATGGCGAAGCGGATGAAGGTGGATCATCGCACGGATATTTATTCGCTCGGGGCGACGCTGTACGAATTGCTGGCGTTTCAGCCCGCCTTCGCGGGGCACGACGATAAGGAGACGCTGGGGCTGATCATTACGCGCGATGCGACGGCGCCGCGGAAGATTAGCTCGACGGTGCCGCGAGAGCTGGAGACGATTTGCCTGAAGACGCTGGAGAAGGACCCGGGGGCGCGGTATCAGACGGCGCGGGAACTGGCGGAGGATTTGCGGCGATTCATCGACGACCGGCCGATTCTGGCAAAACCGCTCGGTCCTGTTGGCCGGTCGGTGAAGTTCATGCGGCGTCGGCGGGCGGCGACGGTGGCGATCTTTTCCATTGTACTTTTGGGCGCTTCAATAGCAGGAACGGCGAGCTATAAGAGGCGAGCAGCGAGGGCCGAAGAAGAGAGTCGATTGGCCGAGGCAAAGGCAAAAATTGAAGAGGTTGAAAAACTTGTTAGTGTTGGAGTTAGCCACATCAGGAACAATGAGCCAGCGCAGGCGACTTCGGTACTTTCTAAGGCACTATTGATCGATCCCGCCGATTACAGGGCGTTGATGAATCTCGCAATCGCAAAGAAAAACCTTTATGTAGTCACGGCTGACTCGCCAACTTCCAGACGTGAACATTTTCTGGACGAAGCCATCGAGCTCTTTACTAAGGCCAGTGACGTGTCCCCAAACCGTTGGGAGCCTCTGAATCTCAAGGGGGTCGTACTCCGGCTTCGAGGGCGATATCCCGATGCCGTCGATGCGTATGAACAGGGGTTGGAACTTGCGGAACGAACTGCAAGCGAGCTTGAGAAAGACGGCAGGCATGACGAAGCAGGAAAACTCATTGCGGACAGTTTCGCAATGTACGTCAACCTTGCAAACGTCTACATGTTGCAGTATGAATTCCAAAAGGCGGAAGAGTGTCTTTCGAGAGGCGCGCTAATCACAGACTCCAAGGCAGCGACCCTATGGAATAACATTGCTGCAATACAACTTCACTTGCGAAAGACGGAAGCGCTTGATTCCTGTGAACGCGCCCGCAATGCGGAACCTCAAAGCCTTCCCGTTCTCTTGTTGTTGGCGAAGCTTTATTTGACCTTGCCGGCGAAGGAGGACTTCGACCGTGCGCACGACCTAGCGAATACCGTCGATGTCCTAGCCGCAGGTGGTCCATTGGCGGCTGAAATCAAGCGAATCCGGGCTCTTGCAGAACTTAGGGTCGAGAACTATGCAAAGGCAATAGACTATGCGAAGAGCGCGATTGAACTGAACGATCGATCGGCATTCCCTTACTTAATTATGGCGATTGCGCTGGCAAGGACCGAATCGCCGGATGAGGCTCAAAGGGCCCGTGATCAAGCTATCGTCCTTTTGAGGCAAGTCTCCGATGGCTCGTCGGCCATGTTTCCGAAAGTCATGTCAGAGTACTCGGGGGCAGTATGGATTGACAGCATCGCTGACCTAGACGCCTTGCGGGCGGAGGCGGAGAAGCTGTTGGACATGAAGTCGGCGGCGAGTCAGCCGACGAGTCAGGCGGGGGGCTAA
- the carA gene encoding glutamine-hydrolyzing carbamoyl-phosphate synthase small subunit, producing MTKTKCYLGLEDGTVFAGESFGASGTSVGEVVFNTAMSGYQEILTDPSYCGQIVTMTMPQMGNYGVNAEDMESSKQHLSGFVVKELSRRYSNHRATGSLHEFLQSAGIIGLAGVDTRTLTKRLRERGALRGVISTEIGDPAQLVAKARAARPMEGQNLVEQVRPDGERVFSAEGGSGDLSVVAMDCGIKSNILRELAAAGCRVRVVPPSASAEQILSTNPRGLLVGNGPGDPAAVTDAVATIRQLVGRLPIFGICLGHQLLSLALGAKTYKLKFGHHGANHPVLNAETGRVEITSQNHGFAVDIPSLEAIGGRVTHINLYDRSLEGFAHPENRVFAVQYHPEAAPGPHDSGYLFDQFVGMLK from the coding sequence ATGACCAAGACGAAGTGCTATCTCGGCCTTGAAGATGGGACCGTCTTTGCGGGCGAGTCGTTTGGCGCGAGCGGAACGTCTGTTGGCGAGGTGGTATTCAACACGGCGATGTCGGGTTATCAGGAGATACTGACGGACCCGTCCTATTGCGGACAGATCGTCACGATGACGATGCCGCAGATGGGTAACTACGGCGTCAACGCGGAGGACATGGAGTCGTCGAAACAGCACCTGTCCGGCTTCGTGGTCAAAGAACTGTCCCGCCGGTACAGCAATCATCGGGCGACCGGCAGCCTGCACGAGTTTCTCCAGTCGGCGGGAATCATCGGGCTGGCGGGGGTGGATACGCGGACGCTGACGAAGCGGCTGCGGGAGCGCGGGGCGCTACGCGGCGTGATCTCGACGGAGATCGGCGATCCGGCGCAGCTTGTGGCCAAGGCGCGGGCGGCCCGGCCGATGGAGGGGCAGAATCTGGTGGAGCAGGTCCGGCCCGACGGGGAACGGGTCTTTTCGGCCGAGGGCGGCTCCGGCGATCTATCCGTCGTGGCGATGGACTGCGGGATTAAGAGCAACATTCTTCGAGAACTGGCGGCGGCGGGCTGCCGGGTGCGCGTTGTGCCGCCTTCTGCGTCAGCAGAGCAAATATTGTCAACGAATCCGCGCGGCTTGCTCGTAGGCAATGGCCCCGGCGATCCCGCGGCGGTCACCGACGCGGTGGCGACGATCCGACAGCTTGTCGGGCGACTTCCGATCTTCGGCATTTGCCTCGGTCATCAACTTCTGTCGCTGGCCCTCGGCGCGAAGACGTACAAACTCAAGTTTGGTCATCATGGGGCCAACCATCCGGTTCTCAACGCTGAAACCGGCCGCGTCGAAATCACCAGCCAGAACCACGGCTTCGCGGTCGATATCCCCAGCCTGGAGGCGATCGGCGGGCGCGTGACGCACATCAATCTTTACGATCGCAGCCTGGAGGGCTTCGCCCATCCAGAGAATCGTGTCTTCGCGGTGCAGTACCATCCGGAAGCCGCGCCGGGGCCGCATGATTCGGGATATCTTTTCGATCAGTTCGTAGGCATGTTGAAGTAA